Proteins encoded together in one Chitinophaga sp. LS1 window:
- a CDS encoding type IX secretion system membrane protein PorP/SprF yields the protein MYTRKNWFTVVLLLCLGAGAKAQQSVQFSQYIFNGLSVNPAYAGYKDVMYLNATFRDQWTGYPGAPKTGMVSLDGPLKRPNRDANVGLGVQAMVDKLGPQSAISIYGSYSYRIRLDDEDTKRICFGIGVGATQYSLDGTTLEYLDSGDRIIPDGTAKETTPDARVGVYYYSPTFYFGVSALDLFSKFTSSGYKWRGYTYESIRRRQSVYLTAGYMYSLSEQVSLKPSVMFKSDFAGPAGLDLNLMMYIDNLLWIGGSYRTNVDVFTNKAITAATAVESSNAASAILEYYITSKYRIGYSYDMTLNKLAGMQSGSHEISIGILFNSKQYSTSNPRYF from the coding sequence ATGTACACAAGAAAAAATTGGTTTACTGTAGTATTATTACTTTGTCTGGGAGCAGGCGCCAAGGCACAACAAAGTGTTCAGTTCAGCCAGTATATCTTTAATGGCCTGTCCGTAAACCCTGCGTATGCCGGTTATAAAGATGTAATGTACCTGAATGCAACCTTCCGCGATCAGTGGACTGGATATCCTGGTGCACCTAAAACAGGTATGGTATCACTGGATGGTCCGCTGAAGCGCCCGAACAGAGATGCAAACGTTGGTTTGGGTGTGCAGGCCATGGTGGATAAACTGGGCCCACAGAGCGCTATCTCCATCTATGGATCTTATTCTTACCGTATCCGCCTGGATGATGAAGATACTAAACGTATCTGCTTTGGTATCGGTGTGGGTGCTACTCAGTATAGTCTGGATGGAACTACGCTCGAATACCTTGATTCCGGTGACCGTATCATCCCTGATGGTACTGCAAAGGAAACAACTCCTGATGCTCGTGTAGGTGTTTACTATTATTCTCCTACCTTTTATTTCGGTGTATCTGCACTGGACCTCTTTTCAAAATTTACCAGCAGTGGTTATAAATGGAGAGGATATACATATGAAAGTATTCGTAGAAGACAATCTGTTTACCTGACTGCAGGTTATATGTACAGCCTGTCGGAACAGGTTTCACTGAAACCTTCTGTGATGTTTAAGAGTGATTTCGCAGGTCCTGCAGGTTTAGATCTGAACCTGATGATGTACATCGATAATCTGCTTTGGATCGGTGGATCTTACAGAACTAACGTAGACGTATTTACAAACAAAGCGATTACCGCTGCTACAGCAGTGGAATCATCTAACGCAGCAAGTGCTATATTAGAGTACTACATTACGAGCAAATACCGTATCGGCTATTCCTATGATATGACTTTAAATAAATTGGCTGGCATGCAAAGCGGCAGCCATGAAATTTCAATCGGCATCCTATTTAATTCTAAGCAATACAGTACTTCCAATCCCCGGTATTTTTAA
- a CDS encoding gliding motility-associated C-terminal domain-containing protein, producing MRKHYNSARFTLPFFRQQRVGLIHTGAKKISDYFLALMLLIAGLAWTPASATNVASHSGRPTAGTVSTWITAAGSPTGADDSYASGDNITYSIYVQNNGTTALTNVTIVDTLPANTSFYGATSSVTPDANGKITWTIASIAAGSSSYVNLTVTVGSNLTGVAYIKNTAYVDAGDGNGLLPTPGTMGGTYTTWPALSTPVDNGANSVSWLSVSPTSTVTAGDVLTYTVHVRNKGSIDLSNVVIYAYVPAYTTFVDADNSVTADANGLITWTIASLPVNSADVTKAYRVKVSTDLTGASAISNTAYVDNGNGKGKIATYPAATGDASNPNTASNSNASTSNTISKSSSFDTWMIVLNENANTYVSSGDVLTYYIYTRNTGSVTISQVQINVVVPSGTTFTQGYDGATHPTNTETQTVYWTVSNLVAGAISYVRYTVTADEDLTAYSAITSTATVNNGDTIKNTMNCDPNESGCEGKTVTSITVQGGKPGLFVSNVVTPNGDGKNDYFYIRNLDEYPDSKLYIFNRWGAQIYYSNNYQNDWKGTGLAEGTYFYRIELHNTTGGVDTYTTYKGWVMIIR from the coding sequence ATGCGCAAACATTACAATTCAGCTCGTTTTACCCTGCCATTTTTCAGGCAGCAGCGAGTAGGCCTGATTCACACTGGCGCCAAAAAAATCTCAGATTATTTTCTGGCCCTGATGCTGCTTATTGCAGGTCTGGCCTGGACTCCAGCCAGCGCTACGAATGTAGCTTCCCATAGCGGCCGCCCCACAGCAGGTACTGTTTCTACATGGATAACCGCCGCTGGTTCCCCAACTGGAGCAGATGACTCATATGCCAGTGGTGACAACATCACCTATTCTATTTATGTACAGAACAATGGTACTACCGCCCTCACGAATGTGACCATAGTAGATACCCTGCCTGCCAACACTTCATTTTATGGTGCCACCAGCAGTGTAACACCAGATGCTAATGGCAAGATTACCTGGACAATCGCCAGTATCGCAGCAGGTAGTTCCTCCTACGTAAATTTGACGGTGACTGTAGGTTCCAATCTGACAGGTGTCGCGTACATTAAAAATACTGCCTATGTAGATGCAGGAGATGGAAATGGTCTGTTGCCAACTCCAGGTACTATGGGTGGTACTTACACTACCTGGCCTGCACTCTCTACGCCTGTAGATAATGGGGCTAACTCTGTTTCATGGCTCAGTGTATCTCCTACCTCAACTGTTACTGCCGGCGACGTGCTTACTTATACTGTACACGTACGCAACAAGGGGTCTATAGACCTGAGTAATGTAGTTATCTATGCATATGTGCCTGCTTATACCACTTTCGTAGATGCAGACAATTCTGTTACTGCTGATGCGAATGGCCTGATTACCTGGACCATTGCAAGTCTGCCCGTAAATAGTGCAGATGTAACGAAAGCATATCGGGTAAAAGTTTCTACTGACCTCACCGGTGCCTCTGCCATTTCCAACACTGCTTATGTAGACAATGGCAATGGTAAAGGTAAGATTGCAACTTATCCAGCTGCAACAGGCGACGCCAGCAACCCGAATACTGCTTCCAACTCAAACGCCTCTACTTCCAATACCATTTCCAAATCATCCAGTTTCGATACATGGATGATCGTACTGAATGAAAATGCCAATACATACGTAAGCTCCGGTGATGTACTGACATATTATATATACACACGCAACACCGGTAGTGTAACTATCTCACAGGTACAGATCAACGTGGTTGTTCCATCAGGTACTACCTTTACACAAGGTTATGATGGTGCTACCCACCCAACGAATACTGAAACTCAAACGGTCTACTGGACAGTGAGTAACCTGGTGGCAGGTGCCATCAGTTATGTACGCTATACCGTAACTGCTGACGAAGATCTGACAGCGTATTCAGCGATTACAAGTACTGCAACTGTTAATAACGGTGATACTATCAAGAATACAATGAACTGTGACCCGAATGAAAGTGGTTGTGAAGGCAAAACAGTTACAAGTATAACTGTTCAGGGTGGTAAGCCGGGTCTGTTTGTAAGTAATGTGGTAACGCCAAACGGTGACGGTAAGAATGATTACTTCTACATCAGAAACCTTGATGAATATCCGGACTCCAAGCTGTATATCTTCAACCGCTGGGGTGCGCAGATTTATTACTCCAATAACTATCAGAACGACTGGAAAGGAACAGGTCTAGCAGAAGGAACTTATTTCTATAGAATTGAATTACACAATACCACCGGCGGTGTTGACACTTATACAACCTACAAGGGGTGGGTCATGATTATTAGATAA
- a CDS encoding OmpA family protein, producing the protein MLRCYAILLCALLVVPVTLFGQESKSVRELADEAYDRQEFATAGSLYSKLANKNRNKTNIELLQKIAMCYREVGYYEEAANWFKKLDALPNCPNVAHLVYGETLKNLQKYEQAKVQIAKFVTTKPDSLRLKNVMSAGCDSAIMWKADRVDMAMEDIKELSSSGSDYVSGVTRQGLLLVSNGYRKMAISNAPEKTPQIDTRTGQPYFKAYLFKQYAQGVANTYVEEILPELLGKIPYHVGPVCFNPREDTVYVTLNSWQQDIANKTKRGPVNGERVMVVFWSYKTGDSWAPLEPLKEINAAGFSSGHVALSRDGQLMYFTSDRKGSVGGMDIWYSEKQKNGKWGKPKNCGPIINTPFDEAFPTFNEAGMLYFSSKGHPGMGGFDIYRATGTSSNWTKLQNLRWPFNSGGDDLGFIMKANMYEGYFASNRPGGGGSDDIYRFMDTHFAERFNGDGGMAPYQAPPVTNEPAPVVLAAAEPVVKPDEVKTTETKKGSSKSEKEKEKEKEKEKEKEEKSSKHHKGGKTAPVVPVPVPVPAAPTPAPPAPAPARKEEPVVTSPMQQVTVPYTEPSVTPSAPAPEPAAPVKEPAPEPVKKADPKKPAAKQSSPKRPVRPEPKATLPEPVAEPVTPVAEPVKEPAPEPKSDYSEDQFSEMDNAIIDKMEKLMFFYDYNSAILTTKSRDMLDRVAVVLNQFPNWKLKITSYTDSRGSDAYNKDLSAMRCYAVIDYLIKKGVASSRLYYENIGKDPNDPCKGGVNCTEEQYKFSRRTMLKILRKN; encoded by the coding sequence ATGCTACGTTGTTACGCAATTTTATTATGTGCACTTTTAGTCGTCCCTGTCACACTATTTGGACAGGAATCTAAGAGTGTACGTGAATTGGCTGACGAGGCTTACGACAGGCAGGAATTTGCCACAGCCGGCTCCTTATATTCGAAACTGGCAAACAAGAACCGTAATAAGACTAACATCGAGTTGCTGCAAAAAATAGCAATGTGTTATCGCGAAGTTGGCTACTATGAAGAAGCTGCTAACTGGTTCAAAAAACTTGATGCCTTACCTAACTGTCCTAACGTTGCACATCTGGTTTATGGAGAGACACTAAAGAACCTGCAGAAATATGAGCAGGCAAAAGTACAGATAGCAAAATTTGTCACCACCAAGCCGGATAGCTTACGATTAAAAAATGTAATGAGCGCAGGATGTGATAGCGCCATTATGTGGAAAGCAGATCGTGTCGATATGGCGATGGAAGATATTAAAGAATTGAGTTCCTCCGGTTCCGACTACGTAAGTGGGGTAACCAGGCAGGGACTTTTGCTCGTATCAAACGGTTACCGGAAAATGGCAATTTCCAATGCTCCGGAAAAAACACCACAGATTGATACGCGCACAGGGCAACCCTATTTTAAAGCATACCTCTTTAAGCAGTATGCACAGGGTGTTGCTAATACATATGTAGAAGAGATATTACCAGAGCTACTGGGCAAGATACCTTATCACGTCGGCCCTGTATGTTTTAATCCAAGAGAAGATACTGTCTACGTAACACTGAACTCCTGGCAGCAGGATATTGCGAATAAAACAAAGCGTGGTCCTGTAAACGGTGAGCGTGTTATGGTCGTGTTCTGGTCTTATAAAACAGGTGACTCCTGGGCACCGCTGGAACCGCTGAAAGAAATCAATGCAGCAGGCTTTTCTTCTGGTCACGTAGCCCTGAGTCGTGATGGTCAGCTGATGTATTTCACTTCTGACAGAAAAGGTAGTGTGGGTGGAATGGATATCTGGTATAGTGAGAAACAAAAGAATGGTAAATGGGGCAAGCCTAAAAACTGTGGTCCTATTATCAATACACCGTTTGACGAAGCATTCCCTACTTTTAACGAAGCGGGTATGTTGTACTTCTCCAGTAAAGGACATCCGGGTATGGGTGGTTTCGATATTTACCGTGCAACCGGTACCAGTAGTAACTGGACCAAGCTGCAGAACCTGCGCTGGCCGTTTAACTCCGGTGGAGATGACCTGGGTTTCATCATGAAAGCGAATATGTATGAAGGCTACTTCGCCTCTAACCGTCCTGGTGGTGGTGGTAGCGATGATATCTATCGTTTCATGGATACTCACTTTGCTGAACGTTTTAATGGCGATGGTGGTATGGCGCCTTACCAGGCCCCACCTGTAACTAATGAACCAGCTCCGGTGGTGCTTGCAGCAGCAGAACCAGTGGTAAAGCCTGATGAGGTAAAGACAACAGAAACTAAAAAAGGTTCGTCTAAATCTGAAAAGGAAAAAGAGAAGGAAAAAGAAAAAGAGAAGGAAAAAGAGGAGAAATCTTCCAAACACCATAAAGGAGGGAAAACAGCACCAGTAGTACCAGTGCCTGTTCCTGTGCCAGCGGCACCAACGCCAGCACCTCCGGCACCTGCGCCTGCCAGGAAGGAAGAACCTGTGGTGACCAGTCCAATGCAACAGGTAACTGTTCCGTATACTGAACCAAGTGTAACACCTTCTGCACCGGCACCAGAACCGGCAGCACCAGTAAAGGAGCCTGCTCCGGAACCAGTGAAAAAAGCAGATCCGAAGAAGCCAGCTGCGAAGCAATCATCGCCTAAGCGTCCGGTTAGACCAGAGCCGAAAGCGACATTGCCAGAGCCGGTTGCAGAACCAGTCACACCAGTGGCAGAACCAGTGAAGGAACCTGCTCCTGAACCTAAGTCAGATTATTCAGAAGACCAGTTCAGCGAAATGGATAACGCCATCATCGATAAGATGGAAAAACTGATGTTCTTCTACGATTATAACAGTGCGATTCTGACTACTAAGTCAAGGGATATGCTGGATAGGGTAGCAGTGGTGTTGAACCAGTTCCCTAACTGGAAACTGAAGATCACCTCTTATACAGATAGCCGTGGTTCTGATGCTTATAATAAGGATCTGTCTGCAATGAGATGTTATGCGGTGATTGATTACCTGATTAAGAAAGGTGTGGCTAGCAGCAGGTTGTATTATGAAAACATTGGTAAAGATCCGAACGATCCTTGTAAAGGGGGAGTAAATTGTACGGAAGAACAGTATAAGTTTAGCAGACGTACCATGTTGAAAATATTACGTAAGAATTAA
- a CDS encoding response regulator transcription factor, which yields MNTAVYKILLVDEDQVFVRQTRQLLVSQSYDTYTAASEEEGIIICQNHQPDLIICGAHLRGTGGHHFIMALRNDPAYDHIPLIFISLRDNRQEMRMAMNLGADDYLARPFRKRDLLLSIRSRLGRFAKFNHVRPPEETSTVSLANPNTAQQTLYHRLGKAENRIIKMIAEGKSTRQMADELGVSIRTIENHRYRIAGKLGVSGRNALTEFVIRNIIQQQKS from the coding sequence ATGAACACTGCAGTCTATAAAATATTACTTGTAGATGAAGACCAGGTATTTGTAAGGCAAACGCGGCAGTTACTTGTATCACAATCATATGACACATACACAGCCGCGTCAGAGGAAGAAGGGATCATCATCTGTCAGAACCATCAACCAGACCTTATCATTTGTGGTGCCCACTTACGCGGTACCGGAGGCCACCATTTTATTATGGCCCTCAGAAATGATCCGGCTTATGATCACATCCCGCTCATATTCATCAGCTTGCGGGATAACCGACAGGAGATGCGTATGGCCATGAACCTCGGCGCCGACGATTACCTGGCCAGACCCTTCAGGAAACGGGACCTGCTCCTCAGCATCCGCTCCCGCCTGGGTCGCTTCGCCAAATTTAACCACGTCAGACCTCCTGAAGAAACCAGCACCGTCTCTCTGGCCAATCCCAACACTGCTCAGCAAACTTTGTATCACAGATTGGGTAAGGCAGAAAACAGGATCATTAAAATGATCGCTGAAGGTAAAAGTACCAGGCAAATGGCTGACGAACTAGGCGTGTCTATCCGCACAATCGAGAATCATCGCTACAGAATTGCCGGAAAACTAGGTGTTTCCGGTCGTAACGCACTCACCGAATTCGTGATCAGGAACATTATTCAGCAACAAAAATCTTAA